In Alphaproteobacteria bacterium HT1-32, the sequence TGCGTCCGAGATTCATGCTGCGCTCTTCAAGCCAGCTCTGATGCACATTGGGAGCGACGATCAGGACTTCGAGATCCGGTTTTTCCTTCATGCAGGTGATCAGACTGTCAGCAACGGCATTTGCGGTCAGGAACTGGTTTTCGATATAGATGCATTTCTCGGCAGCTTCGATTGCCCTCTTGTACAGCGCTTCGACTTCATAAAAGCCGCCGGAACCATATTGGGGGGGCAGGGTGCGGGAGATGCTGATGCTGACCTTCTCGAATTCCGGATCAACGCTGTCGGGCCAGCAGTCGCCGGTCGGGTCAACGGCTGGCGGCTCGGTACAGCTTGCCAGCCGCCAGCGTTCACGCGCCAGATCCGCCATTGCCCCGGCTGCATCGCCATCGACGACCATCTGAATATCGTGGAACGGGCGGTAGGGATTGCCGAGCGGGTCAACCCGTGCGTCGTTTGTCAGCGCATGTGACGGATCATCCCAGCGGTTGACGGCCAGATCAATGCCGCCGCTGAAGGCGACCGTATCGTCAATCACGACAATTTTCTGATGATGTGAGGAGCCAACGGGCAGCACGTCATCCAGGCATACCTTGATCTGGGCCGGGGTCATCCAGTCCAGATGTATCGAGGGCAGGGGCTCGCGTTCCAGGGCGTAAAGCATGGAATAGTCCCAGAGCAGAATGTGGATTTTCAGGTCCGGGGTCTTTTCCGCCAGGGCTGTCAGGAAGGGGCCGAGCGTCTCCGGAAAACCATCGTCCGGCGGCCCGTCAGGCCCGTAAAGAGGTGTTCGACTGTCGACATCCCATCCAGCGATGAAAACCGTCGACCTTGCCTTGATCAGGCTTTCCCGCAGGGCAGCATAATAAGGGGCAGCGTCAACCAGCACGGCGGCGCGGTTGGCGGTTTCGGTTCGCCAGCAGGTTTCGCCATCGACGAGGATCGGCTGGTCTTTCTGCATCATTCGGATTGTAGCTTTCTGTTCGTTTACAAGGACGTATACGCAATTCAGGGGTGAAAGTTCCGGTCGCATCCGGATTGCGTTCTGCTGTCCGGCGGCTAACCTGCTTATCCCCTTATCTGAATGATAGCATCGGGCAGTGTGATGACGACAACCGGTCCTGACTATATCGATTTATGGCCGACCCGCATGTTGCGTTTTTCGCTGCCGGGATCTGCTGCGGCGAATCCGCTGCTGGCAGAGCTTATCAGACAGGCGGACAGCCAGAGATCAGAAATGACCACCAGCTATCTGGAGTCCGACTTTCTGCGTACTGACCATCCGGTTATCGAATGGCTGGGGAACTGTCTCCGGCGGGCTGTGCAGGATTATGCGACCAGTCTGGGTATTGACTATACACTCGATTACAGCCTTCAGGGCTGGGCGAATCTCAACCGCTTCGGGGATTACCATAACCTCCACAATCATCCGCATAGCTGGCTGAGCGGCACTTACTATGTGCAGATGCCGGATGGTACTGACGATCTGCCGGGCCGTGATGACCGGAATCCCGGTGCGATCAGCTTTTTCGACCCGCGGGGGCAGGCGAATATGAATGCCATTAAAGGAGACGGGCAGGTCGATCCCGAATACCGGGTTACGCCGGCCGCTGGCGACCTGCTGCTCTGGCCGGCTTTCCTGCATCATCTGGTTCACCCGAATCTGAGCCAGGAACAGCGGATGTCAGTTTCCTTCAATGTGGTGCTGAAATGGCGGGACAGCTACCTGCCGTGAACCCGTCCCGGACAGCAGGTGATATATCTCCGGATTGACTTAACTGATCCGGGAATATCAGATGCAGCCCAAGAATAAAAAGCCTGCAACAACCTGTATTCTGCGGGTTATCAGCCTATCAACCATCATCTCGGGGAGAGAACAGATGAACCTGATTAAATCTATCGGTCTGGCCGGTCTCGGACTGGCTGTCAGCCTTGGTGCCGCGCAGGCAGAAACCCGCGTGGTCTATAAGTCCGCGAAGAGCTCTTCATCCTATTATCAGATGGGCGTTGAAATTGCCGAAGCGATGAAAGCCGGCACCAACGGTGATGTTATCGTCACGGTCGAGGAAAGCCAGGGCTCGGTCCAGAACGTTATGGAAGCGGCTCAGCGTCAGGGAAATTTCGTGTTCACCACGCCGCCTGCACTGGTCAATCTTGCGCAGGGCGCGAAGGCCATGTTCAAGGACAAGGGCAATCCGAAATATGATGATATCCGGGCATTGTTCCCGATCCCGTCCCTGACCATGCATTTCGTCGTCAGTGAAAAGAGCGGCATCAAGTCTTTTGCCGATATGGAAGGCAAGACCATCCTGATCGGGAAAGGTAGCTTTGGTGCGACGGAAGGTGAGAAATATCTCAAGCTGTTCGGCCTTGAAGGCAAGGTGACGCTGGCCGACGTGGAACTGTCGAATGCGGTTCCGGCACTGAAGAACGGCCAGATCGACGGGTTCGTCACCGCCGGTTCATTCCCGGCGCCGAATGTGATTGAAGCTGCTGCCGGCAGTGGTGTCAGTGTTCTGTCCCTCAGTGATGAGCAGATCGCGATGACAAAGCGTACACGGCTGGTCATTCCGGCAGGCACCTATGCCGGTCAGGATGCGGATATCGTGACGACATCGCTGCCCGTGGTTGCCTACACCACAACCGGTATGGATGACGCAACGGCCTATGAAATGGTCAAGACCTTCTGGGGCCAGCGTGAGAAAATGGCTGCGGGTGCTGCCTGGTGGAAAGGCGTCAATCCGGAGATGCTGGAGAATATCACCAGCAAGATTCATCCCGGCGCGATCAAATTCTACAAGGAAAAGGGCTTCGCCCTGACCGATGCGCATATGTAAGACAAACAGGGCGGTGGATTACTGAGCCGCCCCGGTTTTTACGGTCCTTCGAGACGCGACTGCGTCGCTCCTCAGGATGAGGTGATTTGTGTGTTCCTTATTCTGAGGAGGCGCAAAGCGCCGTCTCGAAGGACCGTTTCGAACGCCCGGCACCAGTCAAGCGGAGAACCGTCATGCCGACACAGGTCCGCCTGTTCTGGGGCCTTCTTGGTTTCATTTCCATCGCCTTTCATCTGGGACTGATCTTCTCTGGTCTGGTTCCGAATCTGATCAGCCGTCCGCTGCATATGGCGCTGGCACTACCCTGGGCGCTGGTGTTTATCGCGAGAACCCCGTTGCAGCGGGTGAGCGGTATTATTCTGACACTGGCTGGCGGGGCGGCGACGGTCTGGGTTGCTTTCAATCAGTCCGCGTTATCGGATCAGTATGGTTTTCTGTCCGGTGATTTTCAGCTGGTTCTGGCCATCACATTGCTGGTGACCGTGCTGGAAATGGCGCGCCGGTCAATCGGCTGGCCGCTGCCGGTGGTGGCTGCGCTGGCTTTGGCCTATGGCCTGTTTGGTCAGCATATTCCCGGTGAGTTCGGCCATCCCGGCACACCTCTCAACAGCTTTCTCGGAACACTAACCATTGCGGAAGGTGGCCTCTGGGGCAGTCTGACAGCGGTTTCGGTAAACATCGTCGCGATCTTTGTGATCTTCGGGGCTGTGCTGAACGCGGGAGAAGCCGGGCAGGGCTTCATGAATGTGGCGGCTGCTGCTGCCGGGCGGCTGAAAGGCGGGGCTGCGAAAGTGTCGGTCATTGCATCTGCTCTGTTCGGCTCAATCTCCGGTTCGGCCTCGGCCAATGTTGCCTCCACCGGCGCGATTACCCTGCCGACCATGACCCGGCTTGGTTATCCGAAAGCACTGGCCGGTGCTGTTGAGGCGGTGGCGTCATCCGGTGGCCAGATCATGCCGCCGCTGATGGGGGCGGGGGCCTTTGTCATGGTGGAGCTGACCGGCACCCCCTATACCGGCATCATGGCGGCGGCGCTGTTGCCTGCATTGCTGTATTTCATTGCGGTCTGGATTGGTATCGACGGCTTTTCCACCCGCTATGAACTGCGCGGACTGAGTGCAGAGGAACGCCCTTCGGCACAGGATGTGCTGATCACTTCGGCTTTCTTCATGGTGCCGTTCTCGGTTCTGCTGTGGGGGATTTTTATTGGCGATTTCACACCGCAATATGCCGCCTGTCTGGCAATTCTGGCGGGTGTCCTGCTGTTGCCCTTCGATGCCCGGCTGAAACTGGATATCAGGCGCACGGCGGAGCGGGTATTGGATGCCTGTATCAGTGCGGGCAGCCAGATCGCCATGATCGGTGCGATCATTCTCTGCGCGTCGATTGTCATCGGTGTGCTCGGGATTACCGGGCTGGGTGTGAAGATCACCTCGGTCATTCTGTCTGGTTCCGGCGGGATGCTGTGGCCTGCACTTTTATTGACGGCACTGGCCTGTCTTATCCTCGGCATGGAAGTACCGACAACGGCAGCCTATGTGATCTGTGTTTCTGTCGCCGGGCCGGCTCTGATTTCGCTGGGGCTTGAGCCGCTGCTGGCGCATCTCTTTGTCTTCTGGTTTGCGCTGCTCTCGACCATCACCCCGCCAGTTTGTGGGGCTGTGTTCATTGCCGCCGGCATTGTCGGGGAGAACTGGCTGAAAGTTGCCATCTTCGCGATGGCGCTGGGTCTTGGTCTTTACCTCATCCCGCTGGGGATGGTGGCCAACCGTGATCTCATCGAACTGGCGGATGCACCGCTCTCCGCCCTGTTTGCGATGCTGAAGGTGGGCGTCGGGATTGCGCTGGTTTCAAACGGGGTGATTACGCCGAAAGTCTGGTTCCTGCGTGCTGGGCTTGTTGCGGCGG encodes:
- a CDS encoding TAXI family TRAP transporter solute-binding subunit, which gives rise to MNLIKSIGLAGLGLAVSLGAAQAETRVVYKSAKSSSSYYQMGVEIAEAMKAGTNGDVIVTVEESQGSVQNVMEAAQRQGNFVFTTPPALVNLAQGAKAMFKDKGNPKYDDIRALFPIPSLTMHFVVSEKSGIKSFADMEGKTILIGKGSFGATEGEKYLKLFGLEGKVTLADVELSNAVPALKNGQIDGFVTAGSFPAPNVIEAAAGSGVSVLSLSDEQIAMTKRTRLVIPAGTYAGQDADIVTTSLPVVAYTTTGMDDATAYEMVKTFWGQREKMAAGAAWWKGVNPEMLENITSKIHPGAIKFYKEKGFALTDAHM
- a CDS encoding TRAP transporter fused permease subunit, translating into MPTQVRLFWGLLGFISIAFHLGLIFSGLVPNLISRPLHMALALPWALVFIARTPLQRVSGIILTLAGGAATVWVAFNQSALSDQYGFLSGDFQLVLAITLLVTVLEMARRSIGWPLPVVAALALAYGLFGQHIPGEFGHPGTPLNSFLGTLTIAEGGLWGSLTAVSVNIVAIFVIFGAVLNAGEAGQGFMNVAAAAAGRLKGGAAKVSVIASALFGSISGSASANVASTGAITLPTMTRLGYPKALAGAVEAVASSGGQIMPPLMGAGAFVMVELTGTPYTGIMAAALLPALLYFIAVWIGIDGFSTRYELRGLSAEERPSAQDVLITSAFFMVPFSVLLWGIFIGDFTPQYAACLAILAGVLLLPFDARLKLDIRRTAERVLDACISAGSQIAMIGAIILCASIVIGVLGITGLGVKITSVILSGSGGMLWPALLLTALACLILGMEVPTTAAYVICVSVAGPALISLGLEPLLAHLFVFWFALLSTITPPVCGAVFIAAGIVGENWLKVAIFAMALGLGLYLIPLGMVANRDLIELADAPLSALFAMLKVGVGIALVSNGVITPKVWFLRAGLVAAGGVVVFAPVSI